Proteins encoded in a region of the Quercus lobata isolate SW786 chromosome 8, ValleyOak3.0 Primary Assembly, whole genome shotgun sequence genome:
- the LOC115958012 gene encoding zinc transporter 11 — MSRSLSIFCFFFLFLFLILSASAHSGHDDGDDDSSENGSVDLRARPLVLVKIWCLIIIFVATFVGGVSPYFFKWNEGFLVLGTQFAGGVFLGTAMMHFLSDANETFEDLTTKTYPFAFMLACAGYLLTMVADCVVSYAFRNDEKAGDLELQGGVGHGNGTKNGVALQSQNQVHHFLAPPGSVGDSILLIVALCFHSVFEGIAIGVAETKDDAWKALWTISLHKIFAAIAMGIALLRMIPNRPFLSCAAYAFAFAISSPIGVAIGIIIDATTQGAVADWIFAISMGIACGVFIYVSINHLLAKGYRPHKTLTVDTPHHRFLAVLLGVGVIAVVMIWDT; from the exons ATGTCTCGTTCCCTCTCCATCTTCTGCTTCTTTTTCCTATTCCTCTTCCTCATCCTCTCTGCCTCGGCTCACAGTGGCCACGATGACGGCGACGATGATAGCAGTGAAAATGGCAGTGTTGACCTTCGGGCAAGGCCATTGGTACTGGTGAAAATATGGTGCTTGATTATCATATTTGTGGCCACTTTTGTTGGGGGTGTTTCACCTTACTTCTTTAAATGGAACGAGGGGTTCTTGGTTCTGGGGACACAGTTTGCTGGGGGTGTGTTTTTGGGTACGGCTATGATGCACTTTTTGAGTGATGCAAATGAAACTTTCGAGGACTTGACTACCAAAACGTACCCTTTTGCATTCATGTTGGCTTGTGCTGGATACTTGTTGACCATGGTTGCTGATTGTGTGGTCTCCTATGCGTTTAGAAACGACGAAAAGGCTGGTGATCTCGAGCTTCAAG GTGGAGTTGGGCACGGAAACGGCACAAAAAATGGTGTGGCTTTACAATCACAGAATCAG GTGCACCACTTCCTGGCTCCTCCGGGTTCGGTTGGGGATAGCATTTTGTTGATTGTTGCCTTGTGTTTCCATTCTGTTTTTGAGGGCATTGCAATTGGAGTTGCAGAAACAAAAGATGATGCCTGGAAAGCTTTATGGACAATTTCTTTGCACAAGATATTTGCTGCCATTGCCATGGGCATTGCTCTCCTTCGTATGATTCCAAACCGTCCCTTCTTATCATGTGCAGCCTATGCTTTTGCATTTGCCAtttcaagtccaattggggTGGCCATTGGAATCATAATAGATGCCACAACTCAGGGTGCTGTGGCAGATTGGATCTTTGCCATATCAATGGGTATTGCATGTGGAGTGTTCATCTATGTATCCATAAATCATCTACTAGCAAAGGGTTACAGACCCCACAAGACTCTCACGGTTGACACACCCCATCACAGGTTTTTGGCAGTGTTGTTAGGCGTTGGGGTAATTGCTGTCGTGATGATTTGGGACACTTGA
- the LOC115958425 gene encoding uncharacterized protein LOC115958425 — translation MSGISIILDLLRNKPSLYTGQSLHSYGLISATAAASAAAASVAAAHPFASRAFFGNFGPSVAYCDAGAALSEDYISNIRSAASTFFQKDSLNYRTKEYTIELKPLFSAFELRTFGMTTLRSFLLFYLPLLEPRSNMEEDDEDFLQDNQEERRVDLVVPFKKSVKQIVRETTVVTTRRVLERIAVHYVSQRMAWKLLKDVPKSAVRKAGRRMPTFVYFCSVSRTTLRGHFLGVAASWLVQVGIEVYRYFSSIIKEGKDDFDREEKAKLLGKKVSCATVRCSASLVFASIGAGIGATLFRPSIGQWIGCALGDLAGPIIVTVCLDKVLHVDL, via the exons ATGTCCGGAATTTCTATAATTTTGGATCTGTTAAGGAACAAACCGAGTTTATATACAGGCCAAAGCCTCCACTCTTATGGGTTGATCTCAGCCACTGCTGCAGCCTCTGCCGCCGCCGCCTCCGTCGCTGCCGCACACCCTTTTGCCTCAAGGGCTTTTTTTGG AAATTTTGGGCCATCAGTTGCTTATTGTGATGCTGGTGCAGCATTGTCTGAAGATTACATATCCAATATCCGAAGTGCAGCTTCAACTTTCTTTCAGAAAGATTCTCTGAATTACAGAACAAAAGAGTACACAATTGAGTTAAAACCTTTATTCTCGGCTTTTGAATTGAGGACATTTGGTATGACTACCTTGAGGTCATTTCTATTGTTTTATTTGCCTCTTTTGGAGCCTCGTTCAAACATGGAAGAGGATGATGAGGACTTCCTTCAGGACAATCAAGAAGAGCGCCGTGTAGATTTGGTTGTTCCTTTCAAAAAATCAGTGAAGCAAATTGTCCGTGAG ACTACTGTTGTAACCACTAGACGGGTGCTGGAACGAATTGCTGTCCACTATGTTTCACAGAGGATGGCATGGAAACTTCTGAAAG ATGTTCCCAAATCTGCTGTGCGGAAGGCTGGAAGAAGGATGCCTACATTTGTTTACTTCTGCAGTGTTAGCAGAACAACTCTCAGAG GACACTTTTTAGGAGTTGCTGCATCATGGCTTGTCCAAGTTGGCATTGAAGTCTACAGATACTTTTCATCTATAATTAAAGAAGGGAAAGATGATTTTGATAGAGAAGAAAAAGCTAAACTTCTTGGGAAAAAGGTCTCTTGTGCTACTGTGAGGTGTAGTGCATCTTTAGTTTTTGCTTCCATTGGGGCTGGGATTGGTGCCACTCTTTTTCGTCCTTCAATTGGCCAGTGGATTG GCTGTGCTCTGGGGGATTTGGCCGGGCCCATTATTGTAACAGTTTGCCTTGATAAAGTTCTGCATGTGGACCTTTAA